From the genome of Thauera chlorobenzoica:
AGGCCGCGGTGCCGCCGAGCTTCTGCATCTCGGCGATGACCTGCAGCGTCAGCGTGGTCTTGCCCGAGGATTCGGGGCCGTAGATCTCGACCACGCGGCCGCGCGGCAGGCCGCCGAGGCCCAGCGCGATGTCGAGCCCGAGCGAGCCGGTGGACACGGTCTGGATGTCGCGTTCGACGTTGCCGTCGCCCATGCGCATGATCGAACCCTTGCCGAACTGCTTCTCGATCTGCGAAAGCGCGGCGGCGAGGGCCTTGGCCTTGTTGTCGTCCATGGAGGTCGTTCCTGTGTGGTTGGCGGATTATGGCACAAAGGTTGCAGGCGTGCGGTGGGGCAGGCCGCTGGCGACAGTGTATTAGCTGTATGAAAATACAGCAAACGGGGCGTGCGACCGGCGCCCTCCCCGAGGCCGGGGGGCACCATCGGCGCCGTGCCGCACAATGGCGTCCGGCGCGCCGCCCAGTATATGCCATCAAGATAGACTGGGCGTCCCTGCCGCCGCAGTCGGGGCCCGGGCGGCATGTGGGCAGCGCTCAGGCAGCGAGCTCGATAAGGATGCGCAGGGCACGGAGGACGGTCTGCCGGCGCACGGCTTCACGGTCGCCGGCGAAGTGCAGGGTTTCGCTCCGGGAAGGCTGGCCTTTCGCCGCCCAGCCCAGGCAGACCGTGCCTACCGGTTTGGCGGCGCTGCCGCCGCTGGGGCCGGCGATGCCCGACACGGCGATGCTGATCTCGGCCCGGCTGCGCCCGAGCGCGCCTTCGGCCATTTCGCGCACGGTCGCCTCGCTGACCGCGCCGTGTGCGGCGAGGGTCTGCGGCGATACCCCGAGCATGTCGGTTTTGGCTTCGTTCGAGTAGGTCACGAAGCCGCGCTCGAACCACGCGGAGCTGCCGCCGATCGCGGTCACCGCGGCGGCGATCCCGCCCCCGGTGCAGGATTCGGCGGTGGCGAGGCGCCAGCCGCGCGCGGCAAGCGTGTCACCCAGGCG
Proteins encoded in this window:
- a CDS encoding CinA family protein codes for the protein MTDPELDALARRLGDTLAARGWRLATAESCTGGGIAAAVTAIGGSSAWFERGFVTYSNEAKTDMLGVSPQTLAAHGAVSEATVREMAEGALGRSRAEISIAVSGIAGPSGGSAAKPVGTVCLGWAAKGQPSRSETLHFAGDREAVRRQTVLRALRILIELAA